The following proteins are encoded in a genomic region of bacterium:
- the gmk gene encoding guanylate kinase, which produces MSGPRGIPFVVSAPSGTGKTTVCRAVVERDDQVEFSISHTTRPRRQGEADGVHYHFVSAEAFAEMIAAGGFVEHAEYAGNQYGTSWASIDAPLAAGRDLLLEVEVQGARQLRARRDDARLVFLLPPSWQALESRLRGRGTDSEEAIDKRLETAHVELAAVHQFDYAIVNDEAAKATDAMLAIIHAERGGTTGEVRERFGRARVVEGLKGVLPIPGRT; this is translated from the coding sequence TTGAGCGGGCCGCGCGGCATTCCGTTCGTGGTCTCGGCCCCGTCGGGAACGGGCAAGACGACGGTCTGTCGAGCCGTGGTCGAGAGAGACGATCAGGTGGAGTTCTCGATCTCTCATACCACCCGCCCGCGCCGTCAAGGTGAGGCAGACGGTGTGCACTACCACTTCGTCAGTGCTGAGGCCTTTGCGGAGATGATCGCGGCCGGAGGTTTCGTCGAGCACGCGGAGTACGCGGGCAACCAATACGGCACGAGCTGGGCTTCGATTGATGCGCCCCTGGCCGCAGGCCGCGATCTCCTGCTTGAGGTCGAAGTACAGGGTGCCCGCCAGCTGCGAGCCAGGCGAGACGATGCGCGCCTCGTCTTCCTGCTTCCGCCGTCCTGGCAAGCACTCGAATCGCGGTTGCGAGGCCGGGGGACGGACTCGGAGGAGGCGATCGACAAGCGCCTGGAGACTGCCCATGTGGAGCTCGCGGCGGTCCACCAGTTCGACTACGCGATCGTCAACGACGAGGCCGCCAAAGCAACGGACGCCATGCTCGCCATCATCCATGCCGAACGGGGCGGCACCACAGGAGAAGTCCGCGAGCGCTTTGGGCGGGCGCGGGTCGTCGAAGGCTTGAAGGGTGTTCTGCCCATTCCTGGGAGGACTTGA
- a CDS encoding DUF370 domain-containing protein has translation MNDDAGPRLLNIGYGNLVMASRVVAIVSPQSAPMRRLREEAAGRGKLLDATQGRRTRSILLTDSDLVILSAINPETIASRLVADGETG, from the coding sequence ATGAATGACGACGCTGGCCCGCGCCTCTTGAACATCGGCTACGGCAACCTGGTCATGGCCTCACGAGTCGTCGCGATCGTTTCCCCCCAGTCCGCTCCCATGCGTCGGCTCCGAGAAGAGGCGGCAGGACGTGGAAAACTACTCGACGCGACCCAAGGACGGCGGACCCGTTCGATCCTCCTGACGGATAGCGATCTCGTGATCCTCTCGGCCATCAATCCGGAGACGATCGCGTCGCGCCTCGTTGCGGATGGGGAAACGGGTTGA
- a CDS encoding YicC family protein, protein MIHSMTGFGRVDLEVEGLPIYVEVRSVNHRHLDVSLRVPRVFSALEAGLKKLLRDRFQRGKVDASVAFPQNSSPRAQLVLDAEVAEQYRSFATELAGGEATRLPASQLVALPGVARLVEQELSVEGAKGVLEEALGRAAEEALAMRLREGEALERELRGRLSAVLGLVASLEARSGDVVSAAKQRIRKRADQLREEIGNLDEARLYQEVAIAADRLDVTEELVRLRSHVEQFGDVLDSADAATPCGRRLDFLLQEMMREANTVGSKANDAPLAHFVVDLKTEVERIREQVQNVE, encoded by the coding sequence GTGATCCATTCGATGACCGGCTTTGGAAGGGTGGATCTCGAGGTGGAGGGGCTGCCCATCTATGTCGAGGTTCGCAGCGTCAATCACCGGCATCTCGATGTCTCGCTTCGGGTACCCCGTGTGTTCTCGGCACTCGAAGCCGGGCTGAAGAAACTCCTGCGGGATCGTTTCCAGCGCGGAAAGGTCGATGCATCCGTCGCCTTCCCGCAGAACTCGTCGCCGCGCGCACAGCTGGTCCTGGATGCGGAGGTGGCGGAGCAATATCGCAGCTTCGCGACCGAACTCGCGGGGGGCGAGGCAACCCGACTTCCTGCTTCACAGCTCGTAGCCCTGCCGGGTGTTGCACGACTGGTCGAGCAGGAGCTTTCCGTGGAGGGCGCCAAAGGGGTTCTCGAAGAAGCTCTCGGCCGGGCAGCCGAGGAAGCCCTGGCCATGCGCCTTCGAGAGGGTGAGGCCTTGGAGCGCGAGCTGCGCGGGCGGCTGTCGGCCGTGCTTGGCCTGGTCGCATCGCTCGAGGCTCGCTCCGGTGATGTCGTGTCGGCCGCAAAGCAGCGAATCCGCAAGCGTGCCGATCAACTCCGCGAAGAGATCGGGAACCTCGACGAGGCGCGCCTCTACCAGGAAGTCGCGATCGCCGCCGACCGGCTCGACGTGACGGAAGAGTTGGTGCGCCTGCGCAGCCACGTCGAGCAATTCGGTGATGTTCTCGATTCCGCCGATGCAGCGACGCCCTGCGGGCGCCGGCTCGATTTCCTGTTGCAGGAAATGATGCGCGAAGCGAATACCGTGGGGTCGAAGGCCAACGACGCGCCACTGGCCCATTTCGTCGTCGATCTGAAAACGGAGGTCGAACGCATCCGCGAGCAGGTGCAGAATGTCGAATAG
- the rfaE1 gene encoding D-glycero-beta-D-manno-heptose-7-phosphate kinase, which produces MARLDRRRLDKLVSGFARVRLLVVGDVMLDEYLWGDVDRVSPEAPVPVVHVTRESIALGGAGNVVRNAVAMSAVCRFCGVVGDDGAGDRVIDLLKDLGVDVQGMVREEGRPTTRKTRVEARSQQMLRFDRETEEPISGGASRALLAAVEAALPGSDGLVLEDYGKGLLHKRVLKGLMARAGAAGLPVTVDPKDHVASFRGANLVKPNQREVEQLTGIRIRNRDDLQRAVAKLRRSLGGSDVIVTRGADGMTIFEGDASPVDVPIAHSEVYDVQGAGDTSISALTLARLAGASLLEAAVIANAAAGVVVGKLGTATATPEEIRAFLPAAADAARAGGRAS; this is translated from the coding sequence ATGGCCCGCCTCGATCGACGCAGACTCGACAAGCTCGTTTCGGGTTTCGCCCGGGTGCGTCTGCTCGTCGTGGGTGATGTGATGCTCGACGAGTATCTGTGGGGCGATGTCGATCGGGTGAGTCCGGAGGCACCGGTTCCGGTCGTCCATGTCACCCGCGAATCGATCGCCCTCGGTGGCGCGGGCAACGTCGTGCGAAACGCGGTCGCGATGAGTGCCGTCTGCCGCTTCTGTGGTGTGGTGGGAGACGATGGGGCCGGCGACCGGGTCATCGATCTGCTGAAGGATCTGGGTGTCGACGTTCAGGGAATGGTGCGGGAGGAAGGCAGGCCGACCACGCGCAAGACGAGGGTCGAGGCCCGCTCCCAGCAGATGCTGCGCTTCGATCGGGAGACCGAGGAGCCGATTTCCGGAGGCGCTTCCCGGGCCTTGTTGGCTGCAGTAGAAGCTGCCCTGCCTGGCAGCGATGGGCTCGTACTCGAGGACTACGGGAAAGGCCTGTTGCACAAGCGCGTCTTGAAGGGGCTGATGGCGCGCGCGGGGGCCGCTGGCCTGCCGGTTACGGTCGACCCGAAGGACCACGTGGCGAGCTTTCGGGGTGCGAACCTGGTGAAGCCGAATCAACGTGAAGTCGAGCAGCTCACCGGTATCCGCATCCGCAATCGAGACGATCTGCAGCGTGCCGTCGCGAAACTACGGCGGAGTCTCGGTGGTTCGGACGTGATCGTGACCCGCGGCGCCGATGGCATGACGATCTTCGAAGGCGACGCCTCGCCCGTCGACGTCCCGATCGCCCATAGCGAAGTGTACGACGTGCAGGGCGCCGGCGATACGTCGATTTCCGCCCTCACCTTGGCGCGCCTGGCGGGCGCATCCCTGCTCGAAGCTGCGGTGATCGCCAATGCCGCTGCTGGTGTCGTGGTCGGCAAGCTCGGTACGGCGACGGCAACCCCGGAGGAGATTCGCGCATTCCTCCCGGCTGCGGCGGATGCTGCACGGGCGGGTGGGCGCGCTTCGTGA
- a CDS encoding NAD-dependent epimerase/dehydratase family protein, with protein sequence MNVLVTGGAGFVGSHLVDALVAAGHRVRVLDNLDAQVHGEGAERPAHLHPDAELQVGDVRDRAAVARALDGVDQVFHQAAAVGVGQSMYEMEQYVSVNSVGAAVLLEEIVARRDRIQKMVVASSMSIYGEGAYQSPEGTAVFPGLRPESALAAQRFEMHDDEGRELKPILTPEEKPLLPTSIYAITKRDHEEMFLAVGAAYGIPAVALRYFNIYGPRQSLSNPYTGVMAIFSSRIMNRHRPMIFEDGLQSRDFVHVSDIVQANLLAMGRDEANGQVFNVGTGRSTSVLRIAEILGEQLDFPDPPDVVGKYRAGDIRHCFADTSRIEKELGYSATMTLEDGMRNLLEWIRTQKADDRVDQAARELEDRGLTR encoded by the coding sequence ATGAATGTGCTCGTGACGGGAGGCGCCGGTTTCGTAGGGTCTCATCTTGTCGATGCCCTGGTCGCGGCGGGCCATCGTGTTCGCGTGCTGGACAACCTGGATGCTCAGGTACATGGGGAGGGCGCCGAGCGTCCCGCGCACCTGCATCCGGATGCCGAGTTGCAGGTGGGCGACGTTCGCGACCGGGCGGCCGTGGCACGGGCACTGGACGGCGTGGATCAGGTCTTCCACCAGGCGGCAGCGGTCGGGGTCGGCCAATCCATGTACGAGATGGAGCAATACGTCTCGGTCAACAGCGTTGGGGCTGCGGTACTGCTGGAGGAGATCGTGGCCCGCCGGGATCGCATCCAGAAGATGGTCGTGGCTTCATCGATGTCGATCTATGGCGAGGGCGCCTATCAATCGCCCGAGGGTACGGCCGTATTTCCGGGGCTGCGCCCGGAATCGGCTCTGGCGGCGCAGCGCTTCGAGATGCATGACGACGAGGGGCGAGAGCTGAAGCCGATTCTGACGCCCGAGGAGAAACCTCTCCTCCCGACGTCGATCTACGCGATCACCAAGCGGGATCACGAAGAGATGTTTCTTGCGGTGGGCGCGGCCTACGGCATCCCCGCGGTCGCGTTGCGCTATTTCAACATCTACGGCCCGCGCCAATCGCTCTCCAATCCCTATACCGGCGTGATGGCCATCTTCTCTTCGCGCATCATGAACCGGCACCGGCCCATGATCTTCGAGGATGGTCTCCAGAGTCGGGATTTCGTGCACGTTTCCGACATCGTCCAGGCGAATCTGCTTGCGATGGGGAGGGACGAGGCGAACGGGCAGGTCTTCAACGTGGGTACGGGTCGTTCGACCTCCGTGCTGCGGATCGCAGAGATTCTCGGAGAACAACTCGATTTTCCCGACCCGCCGGATGTGGTCGGGAAGTACCGGGCTGGTGACATCCGCCATTGCTTCGCCGATACGAGCCGCATCGAGAAGGAACTCGGGTATTCAGCGACGATGACGCTGGAGGATGGCATGCGGAATCTGCTCGAATGGATCCGAACCCAGAAAGCAGATGATCGAGTCGATCAAGCAGCTCGGGAGCTCGAGGACCGGGGGCTCACGCGCTGA
- a CDS encoding glycosyltransferase family 2 protein has product MTDLSIVIVTWNARDVLLDALESIEREILGRQDEGRIEVETLVVDNGSEDGSVEAARGRFGWACVLALPENIGFAAGNNVGLARAKGRYSVLLNSDTVVLPDALEKCVRYLDAHPKVGVVGPQLLNPDLSKQNCIHNYPSLATELIPKGVLEKFFPRRFPSKRYEHAEPIPVEAVLGACLFVRREVLDQVGPMPEDYFFFLEETDWCYGIAAAGWEIMHIPDAHVIHIFGASTKKKIPAETRIEYHRSLYHFFRKNRGAARAAGIKALRITKALLYVAMRGPLALLSSSTRERWQQDWRVLRWHLRGCPDNEGLRAPRAAKQEGETA; this is encoded by the coding sequence ATGACGGATCTTTCCATTGTCATCGTCACCTGGAATGCTCGAGATGTCCTGCTCGACGCGCTCGAATCCATCGAGCGCGAGATCCTGGGTCGGCAGGATGAGGGTCGAATCGAGGTCGAAACGCTCGTCGTCGACAACGGTTCCGAGGACGGCAGCGTCGAGGCTGCGCGCGGGAGGTTCGGCTGGGCCTGCGTTCTTGCCCTGCCGGAGAACATCGGATTCGCTGCCGGGAACAACGTCGGCCTGGCACGGGCGAAGGGGCGCTACTCCGTTCTCTTGAATAGCGACACCGTCGTCCTTCCCGACGCTCTCGAGAAATGTGTGCGATATCTCGACGCCCATCCGAAGGTCGGCGTCGTCGGGCCCCAACTCCTGAATCCCGACCTCTCCAAGCAGAACTGCATTCACAACTATCCGAGCTTGGCGACGGAGTTGATCCCGAAGGGAGTGCTCGAGAAGTTCTTTCCGCGCCGATTCCCATCCAAACGCTACGAGCACGCGGAGCCGATTCCCGTGGAAGCGGTGCTCGGGGCTTGTCTCTTCGTGCGTCGGGAGGTGCTCGACCAGGTCGGTCCGATGCCCGAGGACTACTTCTTCTTCCTCGAAGAAACGGATTGGTGCTACGGCATCGCGGCGGCTGGCTGGGAGATCATGCACATCCCCGATGCTCATGTGATCCACATCTTTGGCGCGAGCACGAAGAAGAAGATCCCGGCGGAGACCCGGATCGAATATCACCGCTCCCTGTATCATTTCTTCCGCAAGAATCGCGGCGCTGCACGAGCTGCCGGCATCAAGGCCCTGCGGATCACGAAGGCGTTGCTCTACGTGGCGATGCGTGGCCCCCTTGCACTTCTCTCGTCCTCGACTCGAGAGCGTTGGCAACAGGATTGGCGGGTATTGCGCTGGCATCTTCGGGGCTGCCCGGACAACGAAGGGCTTCGTGCGCCGCGCGCAGCCAAGCAAGAAGGGGAAACAGCATGA